In Gordonia crocea, the following are encoded in one genomic region:
- a CDS encoding DUF3052 domain-containing protein, protein MVAADGSGAQKLGLSKGLVVQELGWDDDTDDDLRADIEDIIDAEMLDEDAIEVIDVVVLWWRDDDGDLTDALIEAIGPLADDGYLWVLSPKTGRNGHVEPSEVSEAAATTGLTQTSVINLGDWTATRLVQPKSRGSR, encoded by the coding sequence GTGGTCGCCGCCGATGGTTCCGGTGCGCAAAAGTTGGGACTGAGCAAGGGGCTCGTCGTCCAGGAGTTGGGCTGGGACGACGATACCGACGACGACCTGCGAGCTGACATCGAAGACATCATCGACGCCGAGATGCTCGACGAGGACGCGATCGAGGTCATCGACGTGGTGGTGCTGTGGTGGCGCGACGACGACGGCGACCTGACCGATGCGCTGATCGAGGCCATCGGCCCGCTGGCCGATGACGGCTACCTATGGGTCCTCTCGCCCAAGACGGGGCGCAACGGGCACGTCGAGCCGAGCGAGGTCAGCGAAGCTGCGGCCACGACCGGGCTCACCCAGACCAGCGTCATCAACCTGGGCGACTGGACTGCGACGCGACTGGTCCAGCCCAAGTCGCGCGGTTCCCGCTGA